The genome window TTCATAGCCGAGCCAACGCCCCTTCAGCTGCGGGTTGTGCTGCTTCATCCACTGGAACAGTTCGTTTTTCGGCATGGTGGAATCCGGCAATTTCAAGGCCTGGAACAGTTCGCGTTCCTTCTCGAAATACTGCTTGGCCGTATCGAAATCGCAGGCGCCATGCTTTTCCCATTCGCCCTGCAGCAAGGCTTCACCGGGCTGCATGCACATGTACGGCAGGATCTCCGATGGCGCCAGCTTCGGCAAATTGCCCTTGCAATAGCGCGGGTGCATGTCCGTCTTGCGCGGCGGCGTCACGGAAATGTCTTCGCAGGTGGCGGGATTGGCCGACTGCGCCCACAGGCCATGCACGATCCAGCCGAAGTGGTTGCTCTCGGCGCACTGGAAGGCGGCCTTTTTCGACACTTCGCCACGGCGGCGCTGGCTGTCGCAAAAGCCTGGCGACCACGACAGCGCCAGCATGAAGTAATCGGTGGGCACGTTCGTGCTTTGCTTGTAGCAGGTGTTTTTCTCGTCCGATGGCTTGACGTCGTAATCGACATAGCTGACGTTGCGCGGAATGGCGCAACTGGCGTCGGCCGCGTGGACGGCACCGGCGGACAGGCTGAGGAAAACGGCGGCCAGGGCGGGCAAGACAGAGCGAATTTTCATCGTAATTCCTTCAAGATATAAAAACGCCGGCAACTGAGTGCCGGCGCGGTATCAATCAGACAAGCTGATCAGCAAACCTTGTGCATCCAGTTATGCGTGTCCGGTGCCGTGCCATGCTGCAAGCCCAGCAGCGCTTCGCGCAGGGCCAGGGTGACGGCGCCGTTTTCATTGTTGTTGATGGTCATTTCAAAGCCGTTGGCCTTGGCCACGCCAACGGGCGTGATAACGGCGGCCGTGCCGCAGGCGAACACTTCGGTCATGCGGCCCGAGGCGATGTCGTCGCGCCATTGCTGGACGGACAATTTACGTTCTTCCGTCGCATAGCCGAGGTCTTTCGCCATTTCCAGCAAGCTGCGGCGGGTGATGCCTGGCAGCAAGGTGCCCGTCAATTCCGGCGTCACGACGGTGACCTTTTCGCCATCCTTGTACACGAAGAACAAATTCATGCCGCCCATTTCCTCGATGAATTCACGGTGCACGGCATCGAGCCAGACGACCTGGTCGCAGCCCTTTTCCTGTGCTTGCGACTGGGCCATCAGGCTGGCCGCGTAGTTGCCCGCGCACTTGGCTTCACCGGTGCCACCGGGCGCGGCGCGCACGAAGTCTTCGCTGATCCACACGGTGACGGGTTTCACGCCTTGCGGGAAGTAGGCGCCGGCCGGCGAGGCGAACAGCACGAACAGGTATTCTTCCGATGGACGCACGCCCAGGTAAGGGTCGGTGGCGATCATCAGCGGACGCATGTACAGGCTTTCGCCCGTTTTCTTCGGCACCCAGTTGCGGTCTTGCGCAATCAGCGCGTCACCCGCTTCCAGGAACAGCTCGACAGGGATGGCCGGCATGGCCAGGCGCGCGGCGCTACGGTTGAAGCGCTCGGCATTTTGTTCTGGACGGAAAGTCTTGATGCTGCCATCGGGCTGGGCAAACGCTTTATAGCCTTCGAAGATGGCCTGGCCGTAGTGCAGCGACGAAGCGGACGGGTCCAGCGTCAAAGGGCCGTAAGCCTTCAGTTCACCCTGCTGCCACTTGCCGTCACGGTAAGGAATCACCACCATGTGGTCCGTGAAGATGCGGCCGAAGGCGGGGTTGACCATGCGCGCGGCGCGCTCGGCGTCGGACAAGGGGTGGGCGGACGGGGTGACGACGAGATTCGGTGTGGAAGTGGTCATGGCGGCAATGGAAACTAGTGAACAGTATCCCTATTGTAGCGCCTATGGCGACCAATCAGGCAAACGAGAATGGCCTCCGCCACGCGAAAACAGGGTGCCATAATTTGCGAATGATTCTCGTTTGCGTTAAAATGTCAGCCTTCCTTCTTCCCGCCATGCCTGATATCTGCATGGCGGCGCTATCGAAAGCCGCCATGACCACCTCCTCCCTCCCCCAGTTGCGTGCCAGCAGCACCGACGCCGCGTCCGCAGTGCGCCAGCCAAGCGCCGCCCCGCAACAGCGGCGCTGGCACTGGAGTTGGAAGCAGGTCTGGTTTCAATTGCACTGGTTTATCGGCATCACGGCCGGCACGGTGCTGGTGATCATCGGCCTGAGCGGCGCCACGCTGGCCTTCAAGGATGAACTACTCGATGTCATGAACCCCGGCGTGCGCCATGTGCCCGTGGAAACACGCG of Janthinobacterium sp. PAMC25594 contains these proteins:
- a CDS encoding branched-chain amino acid aminotransferase, encoding MTTSTPNLVVTPSAHPLSDAERAARMVNPAFGRIFTDHMVVIPYRDGKWQQGELKAYGPLTLDPSASSLHYGQAIFEGYKAFAQPDGSIKTFRPEQNAERFNRSAARLAMPAIPVELFLEAGDALIAQDRNWVPKKTGESLYMRPLMIATDPYLGVRPSEEYLFVLFASPAGAYFPQGVKPVTVWISEDFVRAAPGGTGEAKCAGNYAASLMAQSQAQEKGCDQVVWLDAVHREFIEEMGGMNLFFVYKDGEKVTVVTPELTGTLLPGITRRSLLEMAKDLGYATEERKLSVQQWRDDIASGRMTEVFACGTAAVITPVGVAKANGFEMTINNNENGAVTLALREALLGLQHGTAPDTHNWMHKVC